In Sulfitobacter albidus, the following proteins share a genomic window:
- a CDS encoding TRAP transporter substrate-binding protein, with translation MKHFLFAAAAAVLATGANAQSWDMPTPYGDSTFHTQNIAQFADDLRDATDGALDITLHSAGSLFPHAEIKGAVRNRQVPIGEFFLSRLSNEDLAYGIDSQPFVATSYDDAKRLWDAQKPVITELLAEQGLIPLFSVPWPAQGLYTNGEIATVDDLNGLRFRAYNAALEEFATLAGASPVQIEASDIPQAFTTGQVEAMITSPSTGVNSTAWDFVTHYTPINAWVPKNIVVVNQRVFDRLDADTQTAIMEAAATAETRGWEMSAAEAESMTAALAENGITVYEPSAELLEGLQGLGATMLENWNANASDSAKAVLSAYNN, from the coding sequence ATGAAACATTTTCTGTTCGCCGCCGCCGCAGCGGTCCTTGCAACCGGTGCCAACGCGCAAAGCTGGGACATGCCGACGCCCTATGGTGATTCGACCTTCCACACCCAGAACATCGCGCAATTCGCCGATGATCTGCGGGATGCCACCGATGGCGCGCTCGACATCACGCTGCACTCTGCCGGATCGCTGTTTCCACACGCCGAGATCAAAGGCGCCGTACGCAACCGTCAGGTGCCCATCGGCGAATTCTTCCTGTCGCGTCTCTCGAACGAAGATCTTGCCTACGGTATCGACAGCCAACCCTTTGTCGCCACCAGTTACGACGATGCAAAACGTCTCTGGGATGCACAGAAACCTGTCATCACCGAACTTCTGGCAGAGCAGGGCCTGATCCCGTTGTTTTCCGTGCCGTGGCCTGCGCAGGGGCTCTATACCAACGGTGAAATCGCGACAGTTGACGATCTGAACGGTCTGCGTTTCCGCGCTTATAACGCGGCACTTGAGGAGTTTGCGACACTCGCCGGCGCCTCCCCGGTGCAGATCGAAGCGTCCGATATCCCGCAGGCCTTCACTACCGGCCAGGTCGAGGCGATGATTACCTCGCCTTCCACCGGTGTGAACAGCACCGCGTGGGATTTCGTGACCCACTACACCCCTATCAACGCCTGGGTGCCGAAAAACATCGTCGTGGTGAACCAGCGCGTGTTTGACCGGCTCGACGCCGATACCCAAACGGCCATCATGGAAGCCGCCGCCACTGCCGAGACACGCGGCTGGGAGATGTCCGCCGCCGAGGCCGAGAGCATGACCGCAGCGCTGGCCGAGAACGGAATCACCGTTTACGAGCCAAGCGCCGAGTTGCTTGAGGGTCTGCAGGGCCTTGGCGCCACAATGCTGGAGAACTGGAACGCCAATGCCTCCGACAGCGCCAAAGCGGTGCTGAGCGCCTACAACAACTAA
- a CDS encoding TRAP transporter small permease, which produces MSRLLQRLYDICGMIAGGLILAICLLISAQICLNAFGRFAPGLLPSTIPSYADFSGFMLAGATFLALAHTLRAGGHIRVNLVVSRLPDRAQFLAEALVLLLASALIGYASWFMGALVLESIHYGDLSTGIIPVPLWIPQSVAAFGTVLLLVAVVHTLVDLLRAGRPILSTPDEV; this is translated from the coding sequence ATGAGCCGCCTGCTGCAACGCCTCTACGACATCTGCGGGATGATCGCGGGCGGGTTGATCCTTGCGATCTGTCTTCTGATCTCGGCGCAGATCTGTCTGAACGCCTTTGGCCGTTTTGCGCCGGGGCTCCTGCCATCCACCATCCCCTCCTACGCGGATTTTTCGGGCTTCATGCTGGCGGGGGCGACATTTCTGGCGCTGGCACATACGCTGCGAGCGGGGGGCCACATTCGTGTCAATCTGGTGGTCTCTCGCCTGCCGGATCGTGCGCAATTCCTGGCCGAAGCTCTGGTGCTGCTGCTGGCAAGCGCACTGATCGGCTACGCCAGCTGGTTCATGGGCGCGCTGGTACTGGAAAGCATCCACTACGGCGATCTGTCGACGGGGATCATCCCCGTGCCCCTGTGGATCCCGCAAAGCGTTGCCGCCTTTGGCACCGTGCTGTTGCTGGTGGCGGTGGTGCACACACTGGTCGATCTGCTGCGCGCGGGCCGCCCCATTCTTTCTACCCCGGACGAGGTTTAA
- a CDS encoding TRAP transporter large permease yields MSDPLIGLVLLGVLITLLASGLWVAVSLAIVGLVGLVLFSNAPSGLILATTFWGHSHSWALTALPLFILMGEILLRSRMSDDMFTGLVPWLSRAPGRLLHVNVLGCAIFAAVSGSSAATAATIGRMSVPELTKRGYPESLILGTLAGSATLGLLIPPSIILIVYGVATEQSIARLFIAAIIPGIMLMSLFAGYVAFRAWKDPDLIPAIDQTFSLREKFAASRRLIPVALLIGGVIGSIYGGLASPTDAAALGVVLATILAWSSGTFTWQLFGEAVMSATRTSCMIALILLGAAFLSVAMGFTGLPRNLAAWISDMNLSVGALLVALTIFFIVLGCFLDGISVIVLTTSIIMPMVTAVGIDPIWFGIYLVIVVEMSQITPPVGFNLFVIQGLTGIDILRIAKAAFPFFLLLLLGVLLICLFPQIVTFLPTFMAR; encoded by the coding sequence ATGTCGGATCCACTGATCGGCCTCGTCCTTCTGGGCGTCCTCATCACCCTGCTCGCCAGCGGCCTCTGGGTTGCGGTGTCGCTCGCGATCGTGGGTCTTGTCGGGCTGGTGCTCTTCTCCAACGCACCCTCGGGGCTGATCTTGGCCACGACCTTCTGGGGCCACTCGCACAGCTGGGCGCTGACCGCGCTGCCGCTGTTCATCCTGATGGGGGAGATCCTGCTCAGATCCCGGATGAGTGACGACATGTTCACCGGCCTTGTGCCGTGGCTCAGCCGCGCGCCGGGGCGGTTGCTGCATGTCAACGTGCTGGGCTGCGCGATCTTTGCCGCCGTCTCGGGCTCCTCCGCCGCCACAGCCGCGACCATCGGGCGGATGTCGGTGCCGGAGCTGACCAAACGCGGCTACCCCGAAAGCCTGATCCTCGGCACGCTGGCCGGTTCCGCCACGCTTGGGCTGCTGATCCCGCCGTCAATCATCCTGATCGTTTACGGGGTCGCGACTGAGCAATCCATCGCCCGGCTCTTCATCGCGGCGATTATCCCCGGCATCATGCTGATGAGCCTCTTTGCGGGCTACGTCGCATTCCGCGCGTGGAAAGACCCCGACCTGATCCCGGCAATCGACCAGACGTTCTCCCTGCGCGAAAAATTCGCCGCGTCGCGGCGGCTGATCCCTGTTGCTTTGCTGATCGGCGGCGTGATCGGGTCGATCTACGGCGGGCTCGCCTCGCCCACGGATGCGGCGGCGCTGGGCGTGGTGCTGGCCACAATCCTTGCGTGGTCGTCGGGCACCTTCACCTGGCAGCTGTTTGGCGAGGCGGTCATGTCGGCCACGCGCACCTCCTGCATGATCGCCCTGATCCTGCTGGGGGCCGCGTTCCTGTCGGTCGCGATGGGGTTCACCGGGTTGCCACGCAATCTCGCCGCATGGATTTCCGACATGAACCTGTCGGTTGGGGCGCTGCTGGTGGCGCTGACGATCTTCTTCATCGTGCTGGGCTGCTTTCTGGACGGGATATCCGTGATCGTTCTCACGACCTCGATCATCATGCCCATGGTCACCGCCGTCGGCATCGATCCGATCTGGTTCGGCATCTACCTGGTGATCGTCGTCGAGATGAGCCAGATCACCCCGCCGGTAGGGTTCAACCTGTTCGTCATTCAGGGGCTGACCGGTATCGACATCCTGCGCATCGCCAAGGCGGCATTCCCGTTCTTTCTGCTGCTGCTGCTCGGCGTCCTGCTGATCTGCCTTTTCCCGCAGATCGTCACCTTCCTGCCGACCTTCATGGCACGCTAA
- a CDS encoding winged helix DNA-binding protein, which produces MVEPKIPSRRIVSSRHLADGEHWQSSEIEYGMIIAYNAFSRWMTRCMSAAGNTDLTPLEILVLHNANHRGRQKRLTDICFLLNIEDTHTVNYALRKLLKMELLTSEKRGKEVFYSTSAEGERLCEAYRDVRERCFTDGLSRLDMTGDEMREIAANLRALSGQYDQASRAAASL; this is translated from the coding sequence ATGGTCGAGCCAAAGATCCCCAGCCGCCGCATCGTCTCTTCCCGCCATCTGGCGGACGGGGAGCATTGGCAATCCTCCGAAATCGAATACGGGATGATCATCGCCTACAACGCCTTTTCGCGCTGGATGACGCGCTGCATGTCGGCGGCGGGCAACACGGATTTGACTCCGCTGGAAATCCTCGTGCTGCATAACGCCAACCACCGCGGGCGGCAAAAGCGGCTGACGGATATCTGTTTCCTGCTCAACATAGAGGACACGCATACGGTCAACTATGCCCTGCGCAAACTGCTGAAGATGGAATTGCTGACATCGGAAAAGCGCGGCAAGGAAGTGTTCTATAGCACCTCCGCCGAAGGGGAGCGGCTGTGCGAGGCGTACCGCGATGTGCGCGAGCGGTGCTTTACCGATGGGCTGTCGCGGCTGGATATGACCGGCGACGAGATGCGGGAGATCGCGGCCAACCTGCGCGCCCTGTCGGGGCAATACGATCAGGCCAGCCGCGCGGCGGCATCGCTTTAG
- a CDS encoding KpsF/GutQ family sugar-phosphate isomerase translates to MTQTFTASEDSVASARRVLTLEGDALKHMADDLPVDFAAAVDCILACKGRVIVSGIGKSGHIGRKIAATFASTGTPSYFVHATEASHGDLGMISKGDVCLLISNSGETTELRDIVYHTQRFSIPMIGISSNPNSTLMQAADFRLTLPKLPEACSIGMAPTTSTTLTLGMGDALAVALMDQRHFASEEFGVFHPGGKLGAQMRTVADLMHGGDDLPLLDEDARMQDVLLAMTSKGFGIGVVVKDGKLSGVITDGDLRRNMDGLMDQTAIGIANRNPLTVGPECLAPEALGILNDRKLNVLVIVEAGAPVGVLHIHDLLRAGVA, encoded by the coding sequence ATGACCCAGACATTCACTGCATCCGAGGACAGCGTTGCCTCCGCCCGCCGGGTTCTGACCCTCGAAGGCGACGCGCTGAAACACATGGCCGACGATCTGCCGGTGGATTTTGCCGCCGCTGTTGATTGTATACTTGCCTGCAAGGGCCGCGTGATCGTGTCGGGCATCGGCAAATCCGGCCACATCGGGCGCAAAATCGCGGCGACCTTCGCCTCGACCGGCACACCGTCGTATTTCGTGCACGCGACCGAGGCGAGCCACGGCGATCTGGGCATGATCAGCAAGGGCGACGTCTGCCTGCTGATCTCCAACTCGGGCGAGACGACGGAGCTGCGCGATATCGTCTACCACACGCAGCGGTTTTCGATCCCGATGATTGGCATCTCGTCGAACCCGAATAGCACGCTGATGCAGGCTGCCGATTTCCGGCTCACCCTGCCAAAACTGCCCGAGGCCTGCTCGATCGGGATGGCGCCCACCACCTCGACCACGCTGACGCTGGGCATGGGGGATGCGCTGGCCGTCGCGCTGATGGATCAGCGCCACTTCGCCTCCGAAGAATTTGGCGTCTTTCACCCCGGCGGCAAACTGGGCGCGCAGATGCGCACCGTCGCCGATCTGATGCACGGCGGCGATGACCTGCCCCTGCTGGACGAGGACGCGCGCATGCAGGACGTGCTGCTCGCCATGACCTCCAAAGGGTTCGGCATCGGTGTGGTCGTGAAGGATGGCAAGCTGTCCGGTGTCATTACCGACGGGGATTTGCGGCGCAACATGGACGGGCTGATGGACCAAACCGCCATCGGCATCGCCAACCGCAACCCATTGACGGTCGGGCCAGAGTGTCTTGCCCCCGAAGCACTTGGCATCCTCAACGACCGCAAGCTCAACGTGCTGGTGATCGTCGAGGCGGGCGCGCCCGTCGGCGTGCTGCACATCCACGATCTGCTGCGCGCGGGCGTCGCCTGA
- a CDS encoding 3-deoxy-manno-octulosonate cytidylyltransferase yields the protein MRTVLFIPARFASTRYPAKPLAMLRQPDGTQKSLIQMSWEAASAIGGVDAVYVATDDERIADAARAFGAQVVMTEEACENGTARCADALAKSGETADLVINFQGDAPLTPPWFVEALIDAMKGDATIGMATPVLRCDRATYDAFKDDRAHGRVGGTTAVFDANMNALYFSKEVLPYIDPGKLPDPIPVFHHVGVYAYRPDALATYVATPVTTLETLEGLEQLRFLYSGVPVRCVEVDARGRVFWELNNPTDVPRIEAALERLT from the coding sequence ATGCGCACCGTTCTATTCATCCCCGCCCGCTTTGCCTCGACCCGCTATCCGGCGAAACCGCTCGCGATGCTGCGCCAGCCCGACGGCACGCAGAAATCGCTCATTCAGATGAGTTGGGAAGCCGCGTCGGCCATCGGCGGCGTCGATGCCGTCTATGTGGCGACCGACGACGAGCGCATCGCCGACGCTGCCCGCGCCTTTGGCGCGCAGGTGGTGATGACGGAAGAGGCGTGCGAAAACGGTACCGCGCGCTGCGCCGATGCGCTGGCCAAATCTGGCGAGACGGCGGATCTGGTCATCAACTTTCAGGGCGACGCGCCGCTCACGCCGCCGTGGTTCGTCGAGGCGCTGATCGACGCGATGAAGGGCGATGCGACCATCGGCATGGCAACCCCCGTGCTGCGCTGCGACCGCGCCACCTACGACGCGTTCAAGGACGACCGCGCCCACGGTCGTGTCGGCGGCACCACCGCCGTGTTCGACGCAAACATGAACGCGCTCTATTTCTCGAAAGAAGTGCTGCCCTACATCGACCCCGGCAAGCTGCCTGATCCGATCCCCGTGTTCCACCACGTTGGCGTCTATGCCTACCGCCCGGACGCGCTGGCCACCTATGTCGCCACGCCCGTCACCACGCTGGAAACCCTCGAAGGGCTGGAACAGCTGCGCTTTCTCTACAGTGGCGTGCCGGTGCGCTGCGTCGAGGTCGACGCGCGCGGCCGCGTGTTCTGGGAGCTCAACAACCCCACCGACGTCCCCCGCATCGAAGCCGCATTGGAGCGCCTCACATGA
- the kdsA gene encoding 3-deoxy-8-phosphooctulonate synthase: MILTNTVTVADIAIGGANPFALITGPCQLESLDHARMMAERIAEACAPTGTRFIFKASYDKANRSSISTQRGLGMDEGLSILSKIRDEFGCPILTDVHDAGQCAPAGEVVDVIQIPAFLCRQTDLLLAAGETGCAINVKKGQFLAPWDMGNVAEKIASTGNTRIMLCDRGTSFGYNTLVSDFRGLPTMARTGYPVVFDATHSVQQPGGQGTTSGGQREFAPVLARAAVAVGVSALFIETHEAPDRAPSDGPNMIPVHKMAQVIGQLRALDDLTKSQEAIDLAT, translated from the coding sequence ATGATCCTCACCAACACGGTCACCGTCGCCGACATCGCCATCGGGGGGGCCAATCCCTTTGCCCTCATCACCGGCCCCTGCCAGTTGGAAAGCCTCGATCACGCGCGCATGATGGCCGAGCGAATCGCCGAAGCCTGCGCGCCCACCGGCACGCGGTTTATCTTCAAGGCGAGCTATGACAAGGCCAACCGGTCGTCGATCAGCACACAGCGCGGGCTGGGCATGGACGAAGGGCTGAGCATTCTCAGCAAGATCCGCGATGAATTCGGCTGTCCGATCCTCACGGATGTGCACGACGCGGGCCAATGCGCCCCGGCGGGCGAGGTCGTGGACGTGATTCAGATCCCCGCCTTCCTGTGCCGCCAGACCGATCTGCTGCTCGCCGCAGGCGAGACCGGCTGCGCGATCAACGTCAAAAAGGGGCAGTTCCTGGCACCATGGGATATGGGCAATGTCGCCGAAAAGATCGCAAGCACGGGCAACACCCGCATCATGCTGTGTGATCGGGGCACCTCGTTCGGCTATAACACGCTGGTGTCGGATTTCCGCGGCCTGCCCACAATGGCGCGCACGGGCTATCCGGTGGTATTCGACGCGACCCATTCGGTGCAGCAGCCCGGCGGGCAAGGCACCACAAGCGGCGGCCAGCGCGAATTCGCGCCGGTGCTTGCCCGCGCGGCGGTGGCGGTGGGTGTGTCGGCCCTTTTCATCGAAACGCACGAGGCGCCTGACCGCGCGCCGTCTGACGGGCCCAACATGATCCCGGTGCATAAGATGGCGCAAGTGATCGGTCAGCTGCGCGCGCTGGATGATCTGACCAAATCGCAGGAGGCGATTGATCTGGCGACCTGA
- a CDS encoding phosphomannomutase/phosphoglucomutase, with protein sequence MPKPAATVRPNTWEFLRDAMIAPTGFREYDARWQYPEAINLPGVTALGVGLGTQMHARGIEPVIAVGNDYRDYSLSIKNALILGLMQAGIHVKDIGPALSPMAYFAQFHLDAPAVAMVTASHNPNGWTGVKMGFERPLTHGPDEMAELRDIVLEGRGELRPGGGYEFVDGVREAYLDDLVGDFRMTRKLKVVCATGNGTASAFAPELFRRLGVEVVDSHNTLDYTFPHYNPNPEAMEMLHDMSASVKASGADLALGFDGDGDRCGVVDDEGEEIFADKVGVIMARDLSKIYPNATFVADVKSTGLYASDPELIANGVTADYWKTGHSHMKRRVHALGALAGFEKSGHYFLAEPIGRGYDCGMRVAVEICKLMDRNPEMSMSDLRRALPVTWSMPTLSPHAADEEKYDILARIVARLEGVTEFAGRKVAQVITVNGARVILDNGSWGLVRASSNTPNLVVVCESTQSEAELRAIFTAIDEVIRTEPGVGEYDQTF encoded by the coding sequence ATGCCCAAACCCGCTGCGACCGTTCGTCCGAATACCTGGGAATTTTTGCGGGATGCGATGATCGCGCCGACGGGGTTTCGGGAGTATGACGCGCGGTGGCAGTACCCCGAGGCGATCAATCTGCCCGGGGTGACGGCGCTGGGCGTGGGGTTGGGCACGCAGATGCACGCCCGCGGCATCGAGCCGGTGATAGCCGTGGGCAACGATTACCGCGACTATTCACTGAGCATCAAGAACGCGCTGATCCTCGGCCTCATGCAGGCGGGTATCCACGTGAAAGACATCGGCCCGGCGCTCTCGCCCATGGCCTATTTCGCGCAGTTCCATCTGGACGCGCCCGCCGTCGCCATGGTCACGGCCAGCCATAATCCCAACGGCTGGACTGGCGTGAAGATGGGATTTGAGCGCCCGCTGACCCACGGCCCCGACGAGATGGCCGAACTGCGCGACATCGTGCTGGAGGGCCGCGGCGAGCTGCGCCCGGGCGGCGGGTACGAATTCGTCGACGGCGTGCGCGAGGCGTATCTTGATGATCTGGTGGGGGATTTCAGGATGACCCGCAAGCTCAAGGTCGTCTGCGCCACGGGCAACGGCACGGCCAGCGCCTTTGCGCCCGAGCTGTTCCGCCGGTTGGGGGTCGAGGTGGTCGATAGCCACAACACGCTCGACTACACCTTCCCGCATTACAATCCGAACCCCGAAGCGATGGAAATGCTGCACGACATGAGCGCATCCGTGAAGGCGTCGGGCGCCGATCTGGCGCTGGGCTTTGACGGCGACGGCGACCGCTGCGGCGTGGTGGACGACGAGGGCGAGGAGATCTTTGCCGATAAGGTCGGCGTGATCATGGCGCGGGATCTGTCCAAGATCTATCCGAACGCGACCTTCGTGGCGGATGTGAAATCGACGGGGCTCTACGCGTCCGACCCGGAGCTGATCGCGAATGGCGTGACGGCGGACTATTGGAAAACCGGGCACAGCCACATGAAACGGCGGGTGCACGCGCTGGGCGCGCTGGCGGGATTCGAGAAATCCGGCCACTACTTTCTGGCGGAGCCGATCGGGCGTGGCTACGACTGCGGGATGCGCGTGGCGGTCGAGATCTGCAAGCTGATGGACCGCAACCCCGAGATGAGCATGTCGGATCTGCGCCGGGCGCTGCCGGTGACCTGGTCGATGCCGACGCTGTCGCCCCATGCCGCCGATGAGGAGAAATACGACATCCTCGCGCGGATCGTGGCCCGGCTGGAGGGCGTGACGGAGTTTGCGGGCCGCAAGGTGGCACAGGTGATCACAGTGAACGGCGCCCGCGTGATCCTCGACAACGGCAGCTGGGGGCTGGTGCGCGCCTCGTCCAACACGCCCAACCTCGTGGTGGTCTGCGAAAGCACCCAAAGCGAGGCCGAACTGCGCGCCATTTTCACCGCCATCGACGAGGTCATCCGCACCGAGCCGGGCGTGGGCGAATACGATCAGACGTTCTGA
- a CDS encoding Lrp/AsnC family transcriptional regulator, with translation MKLEPRDCRLLAQLQLDSRISNADLADRVGMSPSACWRRIRQLEDAGLITGYRAEVRADRAGLAFEALVHVNLTRHNETHLEEFISAIARRPEVMDCYATTGKSDYHLRVVCGSIAAYTEFLEEFLFRLPAVASAETNVVLRQIKRSAVLPIAPIG, from the coding sequence ATGAAGCTTGAACCGCGCGATTGCCGCCTCTTGGCCCAGCTGCAACTCGACAGCCGTATCTCGAACGCCGATTTGGCGGATCGGGTGGGGATGTCGCCCTCTGCCTGCTGGCGTCGCATCCGGCAGCTGGAGGACGCGGGGCTGATCACAGGCTACCGCGCGGAGGTGCGCGCCGACCGGGCCGGCCTGGCGTTTGAGGCGCTGGTTCATGTGAACCTCACGCGCCACAACGAAACCCACCTTGAGGAATTCATTTCCGCCATCGCACGCAGGCCCGAGGTGATGGATTGCTACGCCACGACCGGAAAGTCGGACTATCATCTGCGCGTGGTTTGCGGCTCCATCGCGGCCTATACCGAATTCCTCGAAGAATTCCTGTTTCGCCTGCCCGCCGTGGCCAGTGCAGAGACGAATGTGGTCCTGCGTCAGATCAAACGCAGCGCGGTTTTGCCGATTGCGCCCATCGGATAG